A window of Phyllopteryx taeniolatus isolate TA_2022b chromosome 19, UOR_Ptae_1.2, whole genome shotgun sequence contains these coding sequences:
- the fdxr gene encoding NADPH:adrenodoxin oxidoreductase, mitochondrial produces the protein MGAFTRLFAGVTLRTWRRSRWISRRGEAAFSSCKPKVCVVGSGPAGFYTAQHLIKARQDVEVDIYERLPVPFGLVRFGVAPDHPEVKNVINTFTQTAKHARCSFYGNVNVGKDVSVQELQQAYHAVILSYGAEGNRRMGIPGEDLAGVYSAKDFVGWYNGLPSCRELSPNLSCETAVILGQGNVALDVARILLSPTDILKNTDITQPALEALMESQVRRVLIVGRRGPMQVAYTIKELREMVMLPGTRPEMLPADFEGVPEVLQDLPRPRKRLTELMLKAAAELPAEEEQERRSKCLRSWGLRFFRSPVLVLPSPDATRTAAIRLAVNKLEGSGEAARAVLTGEVEDVTCGLVISSIGYKCLLIDPSVPFDSGKAIVPNQMGRVQQSPGLYCSGWLKTGPTGVIATTMNNSFDTARSLMEDMDAGNLDMSVAKSGSLSIRTLLEKRGVKPVTFSDWEKIDSLETRSGESMGKPREKLLTVEKMLQVAWA, from the exons atgggtGCTTTTACAAGGCTGTTTGCCGGTGTCACATTGAGGACGTGGAGAAGGAGTAGATGGATAAGTCGACGCG GAGAGGCAGCGTTTTCCTCATGCAAACCGAAGGTGTGCGTTGTTGGCAGTGGACCAGCAGGTTTCTACACAGCACAGCACTTGATCAag GCCCGTCAAGATGTTGAGGTGGATATTTACGAGCGACTACCCGTCCCTTTTGGCCTCGTCAGGTTCGGGGTCGCCCCGGATCATCCTGAAGTGAAG AACGTCATCAACACGTTCACGCAGACTGCCAAACATGCACGCTGTAGTTTCTACGGAAACGTGAACGTTGGCAAGGATGTGAGCGTTCAAGAGCTGCAGCAAGCGTACCATGCAGTAATACTC AGTTATGGGGCAGAGGGAAACAGGAGGATGGGGATACCCGGAGAAGACTTGGCCGGTGTTTATTCCGCCAAAGACTTCGTGGGTTGGTACAATGGACTGCCAAGCTGCCGAGAG CTGAGCCCCAATCTGAGTTGTGAAACAGCAGTCATTCTGGGACAGGGCAATGTGGCTTTGGACGTCGCAAGAATATTACTGTCACCtactgacattttaaag AACACCGACATCACTCAGCCTGCCCTTGAAGCTCTGATGGAGAGCCAAGTCCGCAGGGTGCTCATTGTCGGCAGGAGAGGACCCATGCAGGTTGCGTACACAATCAAG GAGCTTCGAGAAATGGTGATGCTACCAGGCACCAGACCTGAGATGCTGCCAGCTGATTTTGAGGGTGTCCCTGAGGTTCTTCAAG ATTTACCAAGACCAAGAAAACGTCTCACAGAGTTGATGTTAAAGGCAGCTGCCGAGCTTCCAGCGGAGGAGGAACAGGAAAGAAGAAGCAAATGCTTGCGCAGTTGGGGTCTTCGATTCTTCCGGAGCCCTGTTCTCGTCCTTCCCAGTCCTGATGCCACCAGGACAGCTGCCATCCGACTTGCAGTCAACAAACTGGAG GGTTCAGGTGAGGCTGCTCGTGCGGTGCTCACTGGCGAGGTAGAGGATGTGACCTGTGGCCTTGTCATTAGCAGCATTGGCTACAAGTGTCTTCTCATTGACCCATCAGTGCCCTTTGACTCTGGCAAAGCGATAGTCCCGAACCAAATGGGCCGCGTTCAACAATCTCCAG GTCTGTACTGTAGCGGCTGGCTTAAGACGGGCCCAACTGGCGTGATCGCCACCACTATGAATAATAGTTTTGACACTGCAAGATCCTTAATGGAAGACATGGATGCAGGGAACTTGGACATGTCTGTTGCTAAATCTGGGTCACTAAGTATTAGAACTCTTCTTGAAAAGAGAG GAGTGAAGCCCGTGACCTTCTCAGATTGGGAAAAGATTGACAGTTTGGAGACGAGAAGCGGTGAATCAATGGGAAAACCCAGAGAAAAACTGCTGACTGTGGAAAAAATGCTTCAGGTGGCATGGGCATGA